The Acinonyx jubatus isolate Ajub_Pintada_27869175 chromosome D1, VMU_Ajub_asm_v1.0, whole genome shotgun sequence genome includes a window with the following:
- the LOC113595472 gene encoding collagen alpha-1(I) chain-like — MEAGPRGAQKLPEPREGAQPRAGAGGLRRPRSEAAARRPSGLRRRGGARGEEGRAAGPLRASPGRAGLPRPPGSRERAGRTQGEVSSCFPWLRRGGGGEGGLGRWPRARETVFFFFFFPSFKRRRCRPEERGRAGGRRPGWVGGGPHPRCPPRRNPPPPPRWAPARGPSPGPPDSSGRGGEAASERETEAGGGIRGPAGSRGRRGGQVGLEPRPLSPFPASLAHVGGSPPQSHFSLVPLHSPPRRGLQERAPLGQGLREPEEGPKERSWRPGFPANTTPPPPPPRMASWCPPCPHPLRLVWPGWRGWLWASDTLESPRSELRAWPPSQANSREEGGAA, encoded by the coding sequence ATGGAGGCTGGACCGCGGGGAGCCCAGAAACTTCCAGAGCCCCGGGAAGGAGCCCAGCCACGAGCCGGGGCCGGGGGCCTGCGAAGGCCCCGAAGTGAGGCGGCCGCGCGGAGGCCGAGCGGGTTGAGGCGGAGAGGAGGAGCGAGGGGAGAGGAAGGCCGGGCTGCCGGCCCGCTCCGCGCCTCCCCCGGCCGGGCTGGGCTCCCGCGGCCGCCGGGAAGCAGGGAGCGCGCGGGGCGGACGCAGGGAGAAGTGAGCAGTTGTTTTCCCTGGCtgcggcgcggcggcggcggcgaaggGGGGCTGGGACGCTGGCCCCGGGCCAgggagacagttttttttttttttttttttcccagtttcaaGCGTCGCCGCTGCCGCCCGGAGGAGCGAGGGCGTGCGGGCGGGCGGAggccggggtgggtggggggcggtcCCCACCCCAGATGCCCGCCCCGCCGGaacccgccgccgccgccgcgctggGCGCCTGCCAGAGGGCCCTCACCTGGGCCGCCGGATTCCTCCGGGCGGGGCGGCGAGGCCGCGTCAGAGCGGGAAACCGAGGCTGGGGGAGGAATTCGGGGCCCGGCCGGGTCACGCGGCCGCCGGGGCGgccaggtggggctggaacccaggcctCTCAgccctttcccagcctcccttgcgcACGTGGGGGGCTCACCACCCCAGAGTCACTTCTCATTAGTGCCGCTCCACTCGCCTCCGAGGAGGGGGCTCCAGGAGAGGGCACCCTTGGGCCAGGGGCTCCGAGAGCCGGAAGAGGGGCCGAAAGAACGAAGCTGGAGGCCCGGCTTCCCTGCCAacaccaccccgccccccccccccccccgaatggCTTCCTggtgcccaccctgcccccacccccttcgcCTTGTCTGGCCGGGCTGGCGGGGCTGGCTCTGGGCCTCAGACACTCTGGAATCGCCAAGGTCTGAGCTCAGGGCCTGGCCCCCTTCCCAGGCTAACAGCCGGGAGGAGGGGGGTGCTGCTTGA